Within the Dolichospermum compactum NIES-806 genome, the region GAGAAACTATCTTCAGTTAATTATCATCTACTACTAATGGCATTGCAGAAAAAATCATTTTTTCAAAAGTAACCCATGATCTTCAGCAGTAAAATATACATAAATGTTCAAGCTACTCATATTTTACAGTATGACAAACTATCTCAATTTTTAGGAAAATGTGTTATAACCTACCGTCAGAGCGATCGCTGTCATCAATGGTTGCTCATCCCTTGAAGGAGTTACACTGTGGAAAATAATAAGTCTTTTTTTGGAACGCAGGGAATATTAATTGCATTAATTGGACTAACTGGCACTTTAAGTATTGCTTTGATGATTCTATTCAAAGCTAGAACCTCTGATGCTCAAAGTCAGGGTGTAATTGTTAAAAATAAAGATATTGCTGCTAATGTTAAAACTCAGCAGCGGTTAGAGGAATTTAAAACAGAAATGCTGACCAGTTGGCAACAAGAAGCACAAGCCAAAGGGTTTTCTACTGATGTACCATCTAACTTTCAAGGGATTGTCATTAGTGAAGCTAAACTTCCTCCAGAAAAAAAAGTTATTGCCTTAACGTTTGATGATGGACCTTGGCCTAATAGTACCGCGAAAGTATTAGATATTCTTAAGAAAAATAATATTAAAGGTACATTCTTTGTAGTTGGGCAAAATGTCAAGAATTATCCCGACTTAACAAAACGGGTAGTTACAGATGGTCATACTATTGCTAATCATACCTGGCATCACTGGTATCATCAGATGAATCCCCAGGTGGCAGCTTATGAAGTTGCTAATACAACAGACATAATTTATCAAACTACAGGGGTGAAAACCAGTCTGTTTCGTCCACCGGGGGGAAACATGAGGAATGGAGTCGCAGCTTACGCCAAAAGTAACAAGTATGCTGTTATTATGTGGTCGTCTGATTCTATGGACTATTCACGTCCGGGTGTGCCAAGACTAATTAATAACATCTTTAGGGAAGCTAAACCAGGTGGTATTGTGTTAATGCACGACGGTGGTGGCGATCGCTCTCACACTGTCAAAGCCTTACCAGAAATCATTAGCAAGTTCCGTAAACAGGGTTATGAATTTGTGACTATTCCCGAACTTTTAGAAATGCAAGATCAATATCCACAGTTAGTTGCCCAGAATAAAACAAAATCTCAAAAACCTCAAAAACCCAAGAAACCTTAAATAAATAATGTCTGAAATGGCTAACGCCACGCTGCGCTATCAGGATAACCAGGATTAAAGGATTAACAGGATGAATAAGCTGTTGAACATTTAGATTGTATATTGCTCACAACTAAAACTCTTGTGGAACAGGCATCCTGCCTGTTTTAATTATGCAAATTAAATGTTTCTCAGCTTATACTAATTCTGGATAAAGATGCACATAATCGTAATTAAATCCTGTAAATCCTTAAATCCTGGATATCCTGATTCAGACAAAAAAGATGAAAGGATAAACATGATAAATACAGATAAAGTAGACATCTCCAAATACGCAATGAGTGGGGAATTATACTGGTGATGAGGGCGATCATCTATGGTAATGGAAGGGGCGATCGCCTTATATTTTTATTTTGCAGCCAACCAATTCTGCTGTCCTAATCGCTGCCAAGCTTTACGTATATGTTGTGGTTTAAAGATGGTGCGTTTGCGTTCATCTACGATGGGGCGCAGCCCATCGCTCCAGGAATAAACTAACTCTATGGTCTGTTCACTATCTTGGACTGGGTTGGTTTCTTGAGTCCCTACCCAATGAACTGTAGCCAATAATTCCATGCCATAAGGGGTTTCAAAGCCATTTATGAGGTTGCTAACTCGTTCTAACCGTTCCTGTGCTGATGGGTCATTGGCTAAAAAGGACTGTGCAGCTTCTCTACCTGCGGGTAAAACGTAAATTTCCGCGCTTTCTGCCTTGGCTGTTCCATCCCCATAACCGCGAATGTAATGCCCTTCTATGTGTTTTAAAACATGATTTAGATTATGGGCATAAGGTCCATATTTGTGTTTTACATACTCAAGGCGTAGGGGTTCACCTGCTACTTGTAAAAAATAGGCGAGTTTTTGAATTTCTAGTTTGGTTAATTCATAACCAGGAATACCGTACAATTCCAGTAAGCGAATAAACAAGGCACGGGCGCGAGTCATATTTGGCTTTTTGCTGGCTACGGGCATTGTTTCCACAGCAGGTGCGCCACTGGGTTCAAAAATAATGACTTGGACATCTGGAAGTGCAGCAAAAGCTGATTCTATTAAGGGTTTAACCTCACTCCAGTCTAAGCCACCGTTACCGCACCCCAATGGAGGTATAGCAATGGAAGTAATGTTTAATTGCTGTACTTGGGCGACTAATGCTACCAGTCCAGTTTTGATATCTTCTAATTTAGATTTGCCCTTCCAGTGGCGTTTGGTGGGGAAGTTAATAATGTACAGGGGATTAAATAAGTTACCTGTAGCGACGGTAAACACCTGCCCCGGTTGCACCTGTCCAGCACGACAGGCTTTTTCGTATTGGCGGAAATTTTCTGGATAGGCTTGTTTAAATTGCAAAGCAATGCCTTTGCCCATGACACCGACACAATTCACTGTGTTTACTAGGGCTTGTGCTGGTTCTGTTAATAAGTTGCCTTGCTTAATTTCAATCATTGTTTTTAAGGGATTAAATAATTTTAATCGCTGTTTATACTGTTATATTCTCTGTGGTAGTTGCTGATTGATAATCAATTATTATCAATTAGTGTTATCTATCACTGGATAAACTAGAAACTGATTTTAAATATTATTTTACTACTTAATGGAATTTTTGAATAATATTAATAATGATTTGAAATATTATTTAGCTAATTGATTGATGATTTTAATAATACCAATTTTGATAAATATTTACTGGAATTTGGATATTAAAGGCGGTAAGTATTAGTTGTACTTGTTCAGCAATAGTTTTATTGATTACACCTATTTCTTGTATTAAACTCCAAGGACAATTTTCATAAACTAAAAATTCTGCTTGTCTTCTCCACTTGCGGTTGGGGTCATCTGGAGTATTAGCCCAATATTTTGATTTCATTAATTCCCAATCTATGACTGATTGTAAATCAGACATATCATCATAAAATTCGCTATATGCCATGATAGCGTGTCCATCAGTAAAAGCAAATTTTAGTTTTAAAGAATTGATGGTATAAGCTTCTGAAACTAGATGGATAATTGGCTGTTGTCCACCGCTATAACTATCTACGTTTTGTTTATGAATGGCATAGAGCATGGGTGAACGCGGAGCAAAATAAAAGGGGACATAATCATGTAAATATCCCCCAGCACTACATGGGACTTTTGTGGTGGCACGTCTATCTTGAATGTGTCCGTGTGCGATGTCAAGATAATTGGTTTGTTGTATCTTAAGTCTACTGTTTGCTATCAATCCCCCACTGGTGATTATGGAGGTTAAGTTATCAATGTGGGTGATGTGATAAATCGGTGTAGACATCTAGTGCTTTTAAATTATACTCTTGGAGGTTTCAGGTACAAACAAACCTATTCTCTAGATTTTAAACTATTGTCTACAAAATAACTATGTCGCTATTTGAATGAAGGTAAGACCAGCAAACATCACTCCAGTAAAGTTAATAGTATTTGCTAGAATTGAAAACTAAGATTTGAAAATGTTAACTTAATTATTTCAAGAACCATATTGATAAATTAACCAATCTTTTCCATCTTCCACAAAATATACATAAAAAGGTTCAATCTGGTCAAATTCTAAGCGAATATTAGTTTTTACCTCTACAATTAATTTTTTATCTAGGTTTATATCTATAAAATCTTGAGTAGTAGAGGAAATAGATTTTAAGTATAGATATCCTTGAGATGAAAATAAACGAATTTTCCCTGTTATCACTTTATTTTCTAACTGTTTAATACTTAAAGGTATCTGTTTTTTTTACTTGTACAAATGGATTGACACAGTTATAAAATGAATTATCTATAACTATTTTATTTACATACTCTGAACCCGATCCTATCATGTTAATTAAAGCTTCTCTATCTTGAGTATTTCTACATATAATTTGGAAATCTATTCCCTTAGAGAAATAAAGCCCATTCTTGACTATAAATTCTTGTTGAGATGCAGTTTCGTAATCAGCTTCTCCAAAATATTTATATATATTATCAAAATCAAAATAATCTAAAAATTCTATACTAAGTACCAGAAATGTTGAATAGCGTAATAAAACTTTACATATTGAAATAAACTTAGCCTATAAGTGCTATTTTTCATCTTATCCAAATAAGTTTTCTAAACCAATGAACATAACTTATTTCCTGACACATATAGGACTGAAGATAACGGAGTTTATCTAATAAAGTTTTGCCAAATTCTTGCGGTATTTCTATTAGTTGCAATATCAAATAAGCGATTAAACAGCACATTATCTGAATTCTAATTCCATTCTCATTCTTTGTCATAAGTCTGTCTAACTTGAGGTGCATTTTTAAGAATTTCCATAACAATTCAATTTGCCATCTTTGTATGTAAATTTCCATAATCTCTTGATTACTAACTTGCTCTTCTCCTTCATTTAATAAGTTTGTTGCTAAACGAAATTCACTCTTAGTTTCTATATCACAAAATGCTACTACTCTAATTTCCACTTCTCTTTCATCTTTGCCAACTTTACAATTACCATTTTCTAGCATTTCTAAAGTGACATTATTTTTAATTCTTAAGACAAAAGCTTTATTTTTTTGTTGTTTTAATTCAGATATTCTTTCGGAGGATGCAAATCCTCTATCCATTATCCCTACTCCTTTTGACGGAATTGCTTCTACTGTTTCTTGTCCATATTTATGGTCATGTCCTTGCCCAAAATGAATCACCATTCCACCAACTTCTGATGTCAAACTATCTAACCCACAAAATAGTTTTACTTGATGATATCCTTGACTCCATAATAATTTACTTGTTAATGTAATAATTGTTGAATCTATAGGAAATAATGCTTGGGTTTCTTCCTTTCCTTTTTTCTTTCTCAGTTGATTGTTTAATTCAGTTATTATCTCCAAAAATACTTGAGTATCTCTCTTTTTACTTGCCTTGGAAAAATTTGATATTTTTAAATCTATCCCTTGATTATTTAGTCTTTGAAATAAATCTCTCATACTCACTATACTTTTATCCATGACATACTGTAACCACACTGATACAAATGAAAATGTGTCCAGAACTGGATAATCTTTTTTGGGCAATGGTTTCAATATTGTTTTGACCACTTCTGGGAAATTCTTTAAGCGCATAATTTGATAATTCTTTATCTATATTTTTTTAGATTGTATCAAATTATGGTACTTTTTTTTAATCTTTTCCTAACATTCAACACTTCTGGTACTTGTTAATAAAAATGTCGTAATTATTGTCTGTTCTTTGGAATTTGAAATAGTATTCTGTCAATTGTACTGTAAATTTTAAATAAGAACGTAACTTAGAAGAAGCCAAAATAACTTTTGGTGCATTTCTGATGAGTTCATTAATCAACTTATCTTGTTCTTGTTGATTAAACTGGTTAAGATGTTCAAGAACCACTTTCTCAGCAACATCTTTTGCTATAGATGGTGTGTATTCAGCAATTATTGGAATTTTTCTTTCTGCTGGTGCAATATGCCAGAGGAAATTTTTATAAGCTAAGTTATCTTGTAGATATTGAACCTCTTGCCAATATATATTAAGTGCATTTTCTTCCGCTTGCTCTACTTTCTTAATTAGTTCATCTATCAATTCTTTTCTTAAATGTTCTTCTACTAGATTAATATGTCTATTTATGAATTCAATATAACTATTTGGACTAGAAGAATCAAATTTTAAGTACGAACGCAATGTCGCAGAAATAATTAGAAGATTTGGCAGTTTTTCGGCGATTTCCTTAATGATAAAATCTTGTTGATTTTCATCTAAATCTTTGAGCTTATTAATAACGAAAGTTTCGGCTATCTCCAATGGCAAAGATAATAAATATTCAAGAATAAATTTTTTAAACAGTGGAAATATATTACTATTAGCATACTTCTCAACTATTCTTTCATCATTATCAACTTCTCGTACATCATTAATTGTCCTTAATAAGAATGGTGCTAGTTTATATTTTATTTCTTCGTCCTCTCCGAATATTTCAGCCATTTCCATAGCTTCCCTATCCTTAGTTTCCTTAATACTGAAAGCAACAAGGCTTTCGCTTTCGTACTGAGTCCTTCTTCTGAAATAAATTTTACAATTATCGTTATAAGTAATCTGCCATTTACCCCAAAAT harbors:
- the darT gene encoding type II toxin-antitoxin system toxin DNA ADP-ribosyl transferase DarT produces the protein MSTPIYHITHIDNLTSIITSGGLIANSRLKIQQTNYLDIAHGHIQDRRATTKVPCSAGGYLHDYVPFYFAPRSPMLYAIHKQNVDSYSGGQQPIIHLVSEAYTINSLKLKFAFTDGHAIMAYSEFYDDMSDLQSVIDWELMKSKYWANTPDDPNRKWRRQAEFLVYENCPWSLIQEIGVINKTIAEQVQLILTAFNIQIPVNIYQNWYY
- the darG gene encoding type II toxin-antitoxin system antitoxin DNA ADP-ribosyl glycohydrolase DarG, which gives rise to MIEIKQGNLLTEPAQALVNTVNCVGVMGKGIALQFKQAYPENFRQYEKACRAGQVQPGQVFTVATGNLFNPLYIINFPTKRHWKGKSKLEDIKTGLVALVAQVQQLNITSIAIPPLGCGNGGLDWSEVKPLIESAFAALPDVQVIIFEPSGAPAVETMPVASKKPNMTRARALFIRLLELYGIPGYELTKLEIQKLAYFLQVAGEPLRLEYVKHKYGPYAHNLNHVLKHIEGHYIRGYGDGTAKAESAEIYVLPAGREAAQSFLANDPSAQERLERVSNLINGFETPYGMELLATVHWVGTQETNPVQDSEQTIELVYSWSDGLRPIVDERKRTIFKPQHIRKAWQRLGQQNWLAAK
- a CDS encoding transposase, yielding MRLKNFPEVVKTILKPLPKKDYPVLDTFSFVSVWLQYVMDKSIVSMRDLFQRLNNQGIDLKISNFSKASKKRDTQVFLEIITELNNQLRKKKGKEETQALFPIDSTIITLTSKLLWSQGYHQVKLFCGLDSLTSEVGGMVIHFGQGHDHKYGQETVEAIPSKGVGIMDRGFASSERISELKQQKNKAFVLRIKNNVTLEMLENGNCKVGKDEREVEIRVVAFCDIETKSEFRLATNLLNEGEEQVSNQEIMEIYIQRWQIELLWKFLKMHLKLDRLMTKNENGIRIQIMCCLIAYLILQLIEIPQEFGKTLLDKLRYLQSYMCQEISYVHWFRKLIWIR
- a CDS encoding polysaccharide deacetylase family protein; this encodes MENNKSFFGTQGILIALIGLTGTLSIALMILFKARTSDAQSQGVIVKNKDIAANVKTQQRLEEFKTEMLTSWQQEAQAKGFSTDVPSNFQGIVISEAKLPPEKKVIALTFDDGPWPNSTAKVLDILKKNNIKGTFFVVGQNVKNYPDLTKRVVTDGHTIANHTWHHWYHQMNPQVAAYEVANTTDIIYQTTGVKTSLFRPPGGNMRNGVAAYAKSNKYAVIMWSSDSMDYSRPGVPRLINNIFREAKPGGIVLMHDGGGDRSHTVKALPEIISKFRKQGYEFVTIPELLEMQDQYPQLVAQNKTKSQKPQKPKKP